A single window of Archangium gephyra DNA harbors:
- a CDS encoding DUF3396 domain-containing protein, with amino-acid sequence MARDGLSICFYMRRSHGELAQGVIRSLETYVRAVGPQALGWYVDLNGDWQELDTHSWAHLWRDLHERSGLIVELSDNPGGARQYQFEYYGRSLDSPLFVNDPDVVSAVSFWLPSEYLEKHGPVRVRELALELAAPLPFNSGHAGLAINALMQLQSVSAQLRPWSFRYPGLDMQSMVTLAEDIGTRVQGAHWLTFLGQPVLSELGGAAGLRSRLASADIRVQELEGERAVMTLGEWPEAGDSEKGQQLPLYRELARVLEPWLHHGRYRWHEFSEEDMRRWERRFLD; translated from the coding sequence GTGGCTCGCGACGGTCTGAGCATCTGCTTCTACATGCGCCGCTCCCATGGGGAGCTCGCCCAGGGCGTGATTCGCTCACTGGAGACGTACGTGCGCGCAGTGGGGCCCCAGGCACTCGGCTGGTACGTGGACCTGAACGGTGACTGGCAGGAGTTGGATACCCACAGCTGGGCCCATCTCTGGCGAGACCTGCACGAGCGCAGCGGTCTCATCGTCGAATTGAGTGACAACCCCGGTGGCGCCCGCCAATACCAATTCGAGTACTACGGAAGGTCACTCGACTCTCCCCTGTTCGTCAACGACCCGGACGTGGTGAGCGCGGTCTCCTTCTGGCTGCCTTCCGAATACCTGGAGAAACACGGACCCGTCCGGGTCCGTGAGCTGGCGCTGGAGCTGGCCGCACCGCTGCCCTTCAACTCCGGCCACGCGGGTCTCGCCATCAATGCCCTGATGCAACTCCAGAGCGTCTCGGCGCAGCTCCGTCCCTGGAGCTTCCGCTACCCGGGACTGGACATGCAGAGCATGGTAACCCTCGCGGAGGATATCGGTACGCGCGTGCAAGGCGCTCACTGGCTGACCTTCCTGGGACAGCCGGTGCTGAGCGAGCTGGGGGGCGCGGCCGGACTGCGCTCCCGTCTCGCCTCCGCCGACATCCGCGTCCAGGAGCTGGAGGGTGAACGCGCCGTGATGACCCTCGGGGAATGGCCCGAAGCGGGTGATTCCGAGAAGGGCCAGCAGCTCCCCCTCTACCGCGAGCTGGCACGTGTCCTGGAACCCTGGCTCCACCACGGGCGCTACCGCTGGCACGAATTCTCCGAGGAGGACATGCGCCGCTGGGAGCGTCGCTTTCTCGACTGA
- a CDS encoding TraR/DksA family transcriptional regulator translates to MNTLMNEARTALMQRRSSLRGLLRVNLTQAERQESRREPDPVDEAVEESAEAVRARLSEREERELRDIDEALVRIEQGRFGHCARCGGAIGRHRLRAVPEARHCMACSAQVGR, encoded by the coding sequence ATGAACACGTTGATGAACGAGGCCCGGACAGCGTTGATGCAGCGGCGCAGCAGCCTGCGAGGCCTGCTGCGGGTCAACCTGACGCAGGCCGAGAGGCAGGAGAGCAGGCGGGAGCCGGATCCGGTGGACGAGGCGGTGGAGGAGAGCGCGGAGGCGGTCCGGGCCCGGCTGTCGGAGCGGGAGGAGCGGGAACTGCGGGACATCGACGAAGCGCTGGTGCGCATCGAGCAAGGCCGGTTCGGGCACTGCGCGCGTTGCGGCGGGGCCATTGGCCGGCACCGGCTGCGGGCCGTCCCCGAGGCGCGTCACTGCATGGCGTGCAGCGCGCAGGTGGGGCGCTGA
- a CDS encoding YwiC-like family protein — protein MTSLSTQPTPGSLLQGLLPREHGVWFQLGLPLATALFVSGAPAGALWLSGAALACLLAHEPVLLLLGHRGARRGERDGARARRWGLLVGALGALAFLLGARALPAEARPFLVLPVILGGEVLLLAWKRQERTLSGEVLAALALGAWAVPIAMAGGLPASTALTLWGTYGLSFGLATLAVRTVIASHRPHAHRERLRCTGAAFVAAVLVTALLWALAAGLNPARVLALLPVGLVALGLCVALPSPRQLHAIGWTLGVAGTLTLVLLGVGLS, from the coding sequence ATGACTTCCCTCTCCACCCAGCCCACTCCGGGCTCGCTCCTTCAGGGACTCCTCCCCCGCGAGCACGGCGTCTGGTTCCAGCTCGGCCTGCCCCTGGCCACCGCCCTCTTCGTCTCCGGCGCGCCCGCTGGTGCCCTCTGGCTCTCCGGCGCCGCGCTCGCCTGCCTGCTCGCCCATGAGCCGGTGCTGCTGCTGCTCGGCCACCGGGGCGCGCGCCGCGGCGAGCGGGATGGAGCCCGCGCCCGGCGGTGGGGTCTGCTGGTGGGTGCGCTGGGAGCACTGGCCTTCCTGCTCGGCGCCCGCGCCCTGCCCGCCGAGGCCCGGCCCTTCCTCGTGCTGCCCGTCATCCTCGGCGGCGAGGTGCTCCTGCTCGCCTGGAAACGGCAGGAGCGCACCCTCTCGGGCGAGGTGCTCGCCGCGCTGGCACTCGGCGCCTGGGCGGTGCCCATCGCCATGGCGGGAGGCCTGCCCGCCTCCACCGCGCTGACGCTCTGGGGCACGTATGGCCTGTCCTTCGGGCTGGCCACCCTGGCCGTGCGCACCGTCATCGCCAGCCACCGGCCCCACGCCCACCGCGAGCGGCTGCGGTGCACGGGCGCGGCCTTCGTGGCCGCCGTCCTCGTCACCGCCCTCCTCTGGGCGCTCGCCGCCGGGCTCAACCCCGCGCGGGTGCTGGCGCTGCTGCCCGTGGGCCTCGTGGCGCTCGGGCTGTGCGTGGCCCTGCCCTCGCCACGCCAGTTGCACGCCATCGGCTGGACGCTGGGCGTGGCCGGCACCCTCACCCTCGTGCTGCTCGGGGTGGGGCTGTCCTGA
- a CDS encoding START domain-containing protein, with protein sequence MRGLPGLAVLVVALVAGGASAEDGWEQVADGEVTIRVRKRADLPGCREIWAEGVMNVGVQDIQSVLRDHESFRQWMPYVTESRVLSTGPEGTRVTYTKLELPVISNRDYVVRVVDEQLLEADGTGTFRQTWAADNQALPEQKGVVRLRRNEGSWVITPRGEGKAHFVYRFTVETGGSIPGFLAGFGQKDAVLDTVRAVEKRARKMASGRVAASQTATGGAPRPL encoded by the coding sequence ATGCGGGGTCTGCCGGGGCTCGCGGTGCTGGTGGTGGCGTTGGTGGCGGGGGGGGCGAGTGCCGAGGACGGTTGGGAACAGGTCGCCGACGGGGAGGTGACCATCCGGGTGCGCAAGCGGGCGGACCTGCCCGGGTGCCGGGAGATCTGGGCGGAAGGCGTGATGAATGTCGGTGTCCAGGACATCCAGTCCGTGCTCCGCGACCATGAGAGCTTCCGGCAGTGGATGCCCTATGTGACGGAGTCGCGGGTGCTGTCGACGGGGCCCGAGGGAACGCGCGTCACGTATACGAAGCTGGAGCTGCCCGTCATCTCCAACCGGGACTACGTGGTGCGCGTGGTGGACGAGCAGCTGCTGGAGGCGGATGGGACGGGCACGTTCCGCCAGACGTGGGCCGCGGACAACCAGGCGCTGCCGGAACAGAAGGGCGTGGTGCGGCTGCGCCGCAACGAGGGCAGCTGGGTCATCACCCCGCGCGGCGAGGGCAAGGCGCACTTCGTCTACCGCTTCACGGTGGAGACCGGCGGCTCCATCCCCGGCTTCCTGGCGGGGTTCGGCCAGAAGGACGCGGTGCTGGACACGGTGCGCGCGGTGGAGAAGCGGGCGCGCAAGATGGCCTCGGGGCGTGTCGCGGCGAGTCAGACGGCGACGGGCGGCGCTCCCCGTCCATTGTAG
- a CDS encoding HAD-IG family 5'-nucleotidase: protein MTGHLTAPPPERGLFCNRTLNMRAIKAIGYDMDYTLIHYKVEAWEQRAYEHMRDRLVAQGWPVGHLTFDPMLAMRGLIIDTEKGNLLKANRFGFVKKALHGTRPMDFEAQRNEYTRTIIDLSERRWVFLNTLFSLSEACLYCQVVDLLDAGKLPGPMGYTDVYEHVRRSLDATHMEGALKAEIIADPGRYVLAEPDTALALLDQKNAGKKLLLITNSEWAYTLPMMHAAFDPFLKGMTWRELFDVVIVSARKPEFFTTRSSLFEVVTAQGQEGLLRPHSGPLKPGVPYFGGSATEVERSLGMSGDEILYVGDHMFGDVHVTKNVLRWRTALVIRELEDEIRAISAFRATEARLAERMEHKERLEAEACQVRLELQRRRLGYGPREPSPSDEQLHARAAELRLQLEALDAELGPMARAASELSNPIWGLLTRAGNDKSHLARQVERYADIYTSRVSNFLFATPFVYLRSPRGSLPHDPTTPGGTPVFPTATTGGGDPGAP from the coding sequence ATGACCGGTCACCTGACAGCCCCCCCACCCGAGCGCGGGCTCTTCTGTAATCGCACCCTCAACATGAGGGCCATCAAAGCCATCGGCTATGACATGGATTACACGCTCATCCATTACAAAGTGGAGGCGTGGGAACAAAGGGCCTACGAGCACATGCGCGATCGACTCGTCGCGCAAGGCTGGCCGGTGGGCCACCTCACGTTCGATCCGATGCTGGCCATGCGCGGCCTCATCATCGACACCGAGAAGGGCAACCTCCTCAAGGCCAACCGCTTCGGCTTCGTGAAGAAGGCGCTGCACGGCACCCGGCCCATGGACTTCGAGGCCCAGCGCAACGAGTACACCCGCACCATCATCGACCTGTCCGAGCGGCGCTGGGTTTTTCTCAATACCTTGTTCTCACTTTCCGAGGCGTGTCTGTATTGCCAGGTGGTGGACCTGCTGGATGCCGGCAAGCTCCCCGGCCCCATGGGCTACACGGACGTCTACGAGCACGTGCGCCGCAGCCTGGATGCCACGCACATGGAGGGCGCGCTCAAGGCGGAGATCATCGCCGACCCGGGCCGCTACGTGCTGGCCGAGCCGGACACGGCCCTGGCGCTGTTGGACCAGAAGAACGCGGGCAAGAAGCTGCTGCTCATCACCAACAGCGAGTGGGCCTACACGCTGCCGATGATGCACGCGGCGTTCGATCCCTTCCTCAAGGGGATGACGTGGCGCGAGCTGTTCGACGTGGTCATCGTCAGCGCGCGCAAGCCCGAGTTCTTCACCACGCGCTCCTCGCTCTTCGAGGTGGTGACGGCGCAGGGGCAGGAGGGGCTGCTGCGTCCGCACTCGGGGCCGCTCAAGCCGGGAGTGCCCTACTTCGGCGGCAGCGCCACCGAGGTGGAGCGCTCGCTGGGCATGAGCGGGGATGAAATCCTCTACGTGGGCGACCACATGTTCGGCGACGTGCACGTCACCAAGAACGTGCTGCGCTGGCGCACCGCGCTCGTCATCCGCGAGCTGGAGGATGAGATCCGCGCCATCAGCGCCTTCCGGGCCACCGAGGCGCGGCTGGCCGAGCGCATGGAGCACAAGGAGCGGCTGGAGGCCGAGGCCTGCCAGGTGCGGCTGGAGTTGCAGCGGCGGCGGCTCGGCTATGGCCCTCGCGAGCCCTCGCCCTCCGACGAGCAGCTGCACGCGCGCGCCGCCGAGCTGCGCCTGCAACTGGAGGCGCTCGACGCGGAGCTGGGCCCCATGGCGCGCGCCGCCAGCGAGCTGTCCAATCCCATCTGGGGCCTGCTGACGCGGGCGGGCAACGACAAGAGCCACCTGGCGCGCCAGGTGGAGCGCTACGCGGACATCTATACGTCGCGGGTGAGCAACTTCCTCTTCGCCACGCCCTTCGTCTACCTGCGCAGCCCGCGCGGCAGCCTCCCGCATGATCCGACCACGCCGGGTGGCACGCCCGTCTTCCCCACCGCCACCACCGGCGGAGGCGACCCGGGCGCGCCCTGA
- a CDS encoding DUF2267 domain-containing protein: MADTPTGGPMSRSEKRHESHLGRSYAAFIKHLAEVGKLEAGVVECAAVSVINALLHRIQPEEAKDLEAQLPRKLLEFLPKEDGQKPARKYGRTRDDFLRVVAEDLRKDVSEVETIVRAVFLGLREHISEGEAQDVESNLPPDLQDLWRRTQ, from the coding sequence ATGGCCGACACGCCCACCGGCGGACCCATGAGCCGCAGTGAGAAACGCCACGAATCCCACCTCGGCCGCAGCTACGCCGCCTTCATCAAGCACCTGGCCGAGGTAGGGAAGTTGGAGGCGGGGGTGGTTGAGTGTGCGGCGGTGTCGGTCATCAACGCGCTGCTGCACCGCATCCAGCCGGAGGAAGCGAAGGACCTGGAGGCGCAGCTGCCGCGCAAGCTGCTCGAGTTCCTGCCCAAGGAGGATGGGCAGAAGCCGGCGCGGAAGTATGGCCGGACGCGGGACGACTTCCTGCGGGTGGTGGCGGAGGATCTGCGCAAGGACGTCTCCGAGGTGGAGACCATCGTGCGCGCCGTCTTCCTGGGCCTGCGCGAGCACATCTCGGAGGGCGAGGCCCAGGACGTGGAGAGCAACCTGCCGCCGGACCTGCAGGATCTCTGGCGGCGCACGCAGTAG
- a CDS encoding zinc ribbon domain-containing protein, giving the protein MSHSTTNGAFRVLEQGNLLDGADLMPVQSGSERKKRARKSGQPPKKLGFVAALALVVERGRKLAKEVGKTALSRCPRCGHVGPTEQDFGTRIIRGERRPQSWCRSCRKVHLPPLKSVPNRSSRAVKATLVETANEKPAKARRSAAPASAPRDGLLFSVDELSRGKRRSS; this is encoded by the coding sequence GTGAGCCACTCGACCACCAACGGCGCGTTTCGAGTCCTTGAGCAGGGCAACCTTCTCGACGGGGCGGACCTGATGCCTGTCCAGAGCGGAAGCGAGCGAAAGAAGCGAGCTCGCAAGTCGGGGCAACCGCCCAAGAAGCTGGGCTTCGTCGCGGCGTTGGCGCTGGTGGTGGAGCGTGGGCGGAAGCTGGCGAAGGAAGTGGGCAAGACGGCGCTGTCGCGCTGCCCCCGCTGCGGCCACGTGGGCCCCACCGAGCAGGACTTCGGCACGCGCATCATCCGGGGCGAGCGCCGGCCGCAGTCCTGGTGCCGCAGCTGCCGCAAGGTGCACCTGCCGCCCCTCAAGTCCGTGCCCAACCGCTCGAGCCGCGCCGTGAAGGCCACCCTGGTGGAGACGGCCAACGAGAAGCCCGCGAAGGCCCGGCGCTCCGCCGCCCCCGCCTCCGCGCCCCGCGACGGCCTGCTCTTCTCCGTCGATGAGCTCTCCCGCGGCAAGCGCCGCTCCTCCTGA
- a CDS encoding S1 family peptidase — translation MNPGCDHPEGPRKTRVSLFLVLWLLGACAPTPPTPSPRTERADAVVSGTGAPEDAAVVALLARRARCTGEPLTLLCTGALISPDVVLTAAHCLEIFGTDGAYEIFLGTKLLPEPEPEGRFVRVAQAVRHPGYERTSHANDAALLRLAKPVNQSPLPLPPPGKAPLEPGQSARVVGFGDTKDASALAGQRRQGTLVLTAVEAGGFRAGPAPSMSCVGDSGGPVLVRGADGRELLVGVTASGDVACREEAFNVRVDALLEDFIQPFLAGQLEPRGPVLPLESLCAAPCTSAAQCPAGLACESVAEGGAARCLQPALQEGNYGAVCAEDAQCGAGSVCARLEPEGEDACRCFTPCTPAPLPEEASGCTGAPGASPWVWGLGAWLLLATRSRRGGPSGGAGALSRRGGACACADRRCG, via the coding sequence ATGAACCCGGGTTGCGATCACCCTGAGGGTCCGCGCAAGACCCGCGTCTCCCTGTTCCTCGTGCTGTGGCTGCTCGGTGCCTGTGCCCCGACGCCGCCCACGCCGAGCCCCCGCACGGAGCGGGCGGACGCCGTGGTCTCGGGAACCGGGGCCCCGGAGGACGCGGCGGTGGTGGCGCTGTTGGCGAGGCGGGCGCGCTGCACGGGAGAGCCGCTCACGCTGCTGTGCACGGGGGCGCTGATCTCCCCGGACGTGGTGCTGACGGCGGCGCACTGCCTGGAGATCTTCGGGACGGACGGCGCTTACGAGATCTTCCTCGGGACGAAGCTGTTGCCGGAGCCCGAGCCGGAGGGCCGCTTCGTCCGGGTCGCCCAGGCGGTGCGGCACCCGGGCTACGAGCGGACGAGCCACGCCAACGACGCGGCGCTGCTGCGCCTGGCGAAGCCCGTGAATCAATCCCCGCTGCCACTTCCCCCGCCCGGGAAGGCTCCGCTGGAGCCGGGCCAGTCCGCGCGGGTGGTGGGCTTTGGCGACACGAAGGACGCGAGCGCCCTCGCGGGCCAGCGCCGCCAGGGAACACTGGTGCTGACAGCGGTGGAGGCGGGCGGCTTCCGGGCGGGGCCCGCGCCGTCCATGAGCTGCGTGGGGGACAGCGGGGGGCCGGTGCTGGTGCGCGGAGCGGACGGGCGCGAGCTCCTCGTGGGCGTCACCGCGAGCGGCGACGTGGCCTGTCGCGAGGAGGCCTTCAACGTCCGGGTGGACGCGCTGCTCGAGGACTTCATCCAGCCCTTCCTCGCCGGGCAGCTGGAGCCGCGAGGCCCGGTGCTGCCGCTCGAGTCCCTCTGCGCCGCCCCCTGCACGAGCGCCGCGCAGTGCCCCGCGGGGCTCGCGTGCGAGAGCGTGGCGGAGGGCGGCGCGGCCCGCTGCCTCCAGCCCGCGTTGCAGGAGGGGAACTACGGCGCCGTCTGTGCCGAGGACGCGCAATGTGGAGCGGGCAGCGTCTGCGCGCGCCTGGAGCCCGAGGGCGAGGACGCGTGCCGCTGCTTCACTCCGTGTACCCCGGCACCGCTCCCCGAGGAGGCGAGCGGTTGCACGGGAGCGCCGGGCGCGAGCCCCTGGGTGTGGGGGCTGGGCGCGTGGCTGCTGCTCGCCACGCGCTCGCGCCGGGGAGGCCCGTCAGGAGGGGCCGGGGCGCTCAGCCGCCGTGGAGGGGCGTGCGCTTGCGCGGACCGCCGGTGTGGATGA
- a CDS encoding CheR family methyltransferase, with protein MTDAECLELLRWAALHLQLRYEGFRRVRGQVCKRVGRRMKALGVPGLAAYLARLEADPAERAVLDALCRVTISRFYRDQGVFEALREPLLPQLLEAARVRGESTLRVWSAGCASGEEPYTVAVLFRLGLWPRFPDFRLELVATDADASLLERARRGCYRRATLRELPSGWVDQAFSSEGDLLCLRPEYREGLDFRCQDLRQGMPEGPFHLVLCRNVAFTYFARPVQREVLARLLERLVPGGVLALGAHESLPEDAQGLVRAAGALPLFHPAGPRL; from the coding sequence GTGACGGATGCCGAGTGTCTGGAATTGTTGCGGTGGGCCGCATTGCACCTGCAACTGCGCTACGAAGGCTTCCGCCGCGTGCGCGGGCAGGTGTGCAAGCGCGTGGGCCGGCGGATGAAGGCGCTGGGGGTGCCGGGGCTCGCCGCGTACCTCGCGCGGCTGGAGGCGGACCCGGCCGAGCGGGCCGTGTTGGACGCGTTGTGCCGCGTCACCATCTCGCGCTTCTACCGGGACCAGGGCGTCTTCGAGGCGCTGCGTGAACCGTTGCTACCCCAGCTATTGGAGGCCGCACGAGTCCGGGGGGAGTCCACCTTGCGCGTGTGGAGCGCGGGGTGTGCCTCGGGGGAGGAGCCCTACACCGTGGCCGTGCTCTTCCGGCTGGGCCTGTGGCCGCGCTTCCCGGACTTCCGCCTGGAGCTGGTGGCCACGGACGCGGACGCCTCGCTGCTGGAGCGGGCCCGCCGCGGCTGCTACCGGCGCGCCACGCTGCGCGAGCTGCCCTCGGGGTGGGTGGACCAGGCCTTCTCCTCGGAGGGGGACCTGCTGTGCCTGCGGCCCGAGTACCGCGAGGGGCTCGACTTCCGCTGCCAGGACCTGCGCCAGGGAATGCCCGAGGGCCCCTTCCACCTGGTGCTGTGCCGCAACGTGGCCTTCACCTACTTCGCCCGGCCCGTGCAGCGCGAGGTGCTGGCGCGCCTGTTGGAGCGGCTGGTGCCCGGCGGCGTGCTCGCCCTGGGCGCCCACGAGTCCCTCCCGGAGGACGCCCAGGGCCTCGTGCGCGCCGCGGGGGCGCTGCCCCTCTTCCACCCCGCCGGCCCGCGCCTTTGA
- a CDS encoding DUF3396 domain-containing protein, with protein MRRPHTHMARAVMCSMDTYLNAMGTEHFAFYVDDEGDCQELDAEGWAFTRRHLLEDPWPRVILLEDSTVEPEQYRFEYQGRRIDDPEWRGSDKEACVASFWLPTEYLEEHGPERVRALALELAAPLPFCSGNVGLAFLGPNDVVGVTEEIRERCFRYPGMDIPEVESFSYNIGTRVRGPSWLTFLGQPVLGELGGVDALRARLHSPGTTVQALDGGRAVVTLGEWPEAGDTEQGRTLPAYRELARVLEPWHYEGPEYDKDFTPDERRRWERRFLD; from the coding sequence ATGCGTCGGCCGCATACGCACATGGCTCGGGCGGTGATGTGCTCGATGGACACCTATCTGAACGCGATGGGCACGGAGCACTTCGCCTTCTACGTGGACGACGAGGGCGACTGCCAGGAACTCGATGCGGAGGGCTGGGCGTTCACCCGGCGCCATCTGCTGGAAGATCCCTGGCCTCGCGTCATCCTGCTGGAAGACAGCACGGTGGAGCCGGAGCAGTACCGCTTCGAGTACCAGGGCAGGCGGATCGATGATCCCGAGTGGAGAGGCTCAGACAAGGAGGCGTGTGTCGCCTCGTTCTGGCTGCCCACGGAGTACCTGGAGGAGCACGGCCCGGAGCGGGTCCGCGCACTGGCGCTGGAACTGGCGGCCCCGCTGCCTTTCTGTTCCGGCAACGTGGGGCTGGCCTTCCTGGGTCCGAATGATGTGGTGGGGGTGACGGAGGAGATTCGCGAGCGGTGCTTCCGCTACCCGGGCATGGACATCCCCGAGGTGGAGTCCTTCTCGTACAACATCGGCACGCGGGTGCGCGGCCCCTCCTGGCTGACCTTCCTGGGCCAGCCGGTGTTGGGCGAGCTGGGCGGTGTGGACGCCCTGCGTGCGCGGCTGCACTCGCCGGGAACCACGGTGCAGGCGCTGGACGGAGGCCGGGCGGTGGTGACGCTCGGAGAATGGCCGGAAGCGGGTGACACCGAGCAGGGCCGCACGCTGCCCGCCTACCGGGAGCTGGCGCGCGTGCTGGAGCCCTGGCATTACGAAGGGCCCGAGTACGACAAGGACTTCACTCCAGACGAGAGACGCCGCTGGGAGCGCCGGTTCCTCGACTGA